From the Candidatus Tanganyikabacteria bacterium genome, the window ATGACAACGCGATCTTGATCGCAGGCTTGATGCGCTACGGGCTCGTGGGCGAGGCGACCAGGATTGCCGAGGCCCTCATCCAGGCATCCCGGACCATCCCCGGTGGATCGCTTCCCGAACTTTTCAGCGGCTTTGACCGGACCGAACTGGACGTCGTGGTGGCCTATCCGGCCAGTTGCGTCCCCCAGGCGTGGGCGGCCGGCAGCGTGTACCTTATCCTCGACGCTTTCATGCGTTGGGACTGGGAGGCCGGAGCCGCCTCTCCGGCGACCCCCTTGGTGCCGGACTCCTTCGGGACCGTGTCATTGACCGGCGTGACGCTCGGTGGGAGGCCGTGGGTGGTCGAGGCCCGGGGCCAGAAACTTCTCCGGGCCGAGGAAGTCCGGTAGGACTGCCGCCCTTGGGCCGCAGGCAGACGATGAACGTCCATTCCACATGTTTGTTAGGATCGCTACGCGGGAAGGGGGTGGTCATTGAGGAATCCAGTGAAGCCAAGCATCCGGCTGCATACGCGCATCGGCACCGACTTCCTGATCGCCGTGGGAGCGCTGGTTCTGGCGATGGCGAGCTTTGCAGTCGCGCTGATCGTGACTCAAAGGATCGCGGTGGAAGTGCGAGGCCAGATCCAGCCGATCGTCGTCGCCTCGAACCAGATGCTCGAAGCACTGGAGCAGATGGAGAATGCCGAATTCCTCTACTTCGGCAAGGGGGCGATCCGGGGCGCTCCGATCGCGCACTTCCAGCAGAACGCCGCCCGTTTCGAGGAGGCGGCGGACCGGGCCTCGGATATCGTCGCCCTCCCGGAGGCCAGCGTCCGGCTCCAGGCCGTCAGGGAGCACTACAGGGACTTCTTGATCACCGAGGGACAGCTGAGGTCGCTCCTGGCCGCCGGGGCCACCGAGGGCGCGGAGGAACTCAATCTCACGCGCTCGATGGATCAGGCCGCGGCGCTGCGCCAGGCCATTCGGGATCTCAGGGCATACAAACTGGGCTTGGTCGAGGAGGGGCTGGGGAACGTCTTGCGGGTTCTCGGGGTAACAGCGGCCACGTCGTTGGCCGCGACAATCGGAGGAATCGTCCTGGGCAGTCTGATGTGGCGCCGGTCCTGGCAGATGATCGGCGCCCCTCTCACGGCCCTCGTGGCGGGGACGAAGGAGCTGGCGGAAGGGCACTTCGTTTCGGTCGAACATCCTGCCGCAAAGAGAACCCAGGAGCTGGCAGACTTGCAGGCTTCCTTCAACTCCATGGCCGGCCGCCTCGAAGCCATGACGGCCGAGTTGCGGGCGGCCAATGAACTCCTGGAAAAGCGCGTCGATGAGCGGACCACGGACCTGCGCAAGGCCAACGATCGTCTGGCCGAGATGGTCGACGAGCTTAGGTCCCTCGACAGGATGAAGTCCGACCTCCTCGGGGTGGTGAGCCACGAACTCCTGACCCCGATCAACTTCGTCACAGGCAACGCTTCCCTTCTTCAGGATGAAGTTCTCGGCGATCTTTCCGAGAACCAGCATCGAGCCGTGGCTTCCATCCTACATGGTTCCCGGCGCCTGACCCGCATGGTCCGGAACATCCTGGACTACATGGAGCTTGAAAAGGGCCTGGTCATCCGGCCCGAGGAGGTCGCCTACGCGGACGTCATCAGGTCGGTCTCGTCGGCCGTCTCGGAGACGCTCCTGGAAGAAGGGCGCCACTTATCGTTGTCCGTCGACACTCCGGCAGATCTTCCACCGGTCCTCGCCGATCCCGACCGAATCGGGCAGATCCTCGGTGAGCTGCTCGACAACGCGATCAAGTTCACGCCAGATGGTGGGCAAGTCCGGGTGTCGGCTCGGGTGAAAGGTGATGCAG encodes:
- a CDS encoding HAMP domain-containing protein — protein: MKPSIRLHTRIGTDFLIAVGALVLAMASFAVALIVTQRIAVEVRGQIQPIVVASNQMLEALEQMENAEFLYFGKGAIRGAPIAHFQQNAARFEEAADRASDIVALPEASVRLQAVREHYRDFLITEGQLRSLLAAGATEGAEELNLTRSMDQAAALRQAIRDLRAYKLGLVEEGLGNVLRVLGVTAATSLAATIGGIVLGSLMWRRSWQMIGAPLTALVAGTKELAEGHFVSVEHPAAKRTQELADLQASFNSMAGRLEAMTAELRAANELLEKRVDERTTDLRKANDRLAEMVDELRSLDRMKSDLLGVVSHELLTPINFVTGNASLLQDEVLGDLSENQHRAVASILHGSRRLTRMVRNILDYMELEKGLVIRPEEVAYADVIRSVSSAVSETLLEEGRHLSLSVDTPADLPPVLADPDRIGQILGELLDNAIKFTPDGGQVRVSARVKGDAVETEITDSGPGLPRDLIHRLAEPFFQADLSSTRRHGGLGLGLAIVTRLLTQMGGSLSAESRPGQGSVFRFRLPAAT